CTGACAAGTGTACTTCACGTTTTGTTAGTTAACCGCTTTCATTTATTCATCATATTTGGATTAGCTAAGGTCCTTTGTCTTGCATTCACACTCTTTCTATTTCAACTTAATCTCGTTAAAGCTAGTGGGTGAGGATACATAAATAAATCATCTTCTTCAATCAACATCTCAACCACAATTTTTGTAGTTTTAATAACCTAAAATTTCGTTTTAGTAGTTTTTATAGTTAGTGGTCAATGTCagattaaattgagttaaaaatttttgagttaatcgagttgataagtcttattttattattctaattcGATTTAAACTTTTTTCTAATTGATTCAAGTGAAATGAAATTCAAGTTGAGTTGTatcgaattgaatgaaattattcgagttacattaaaaaaattaaatatgtcaAATTCAAATCTTGCTACAGTACAACTAATTTCATATCAAAGTACATAAATTTGaaactatatatatttgaaaactttttcaaagcaaaataataatttagtaTGATAAATTTGAATTATTAGTTAACTTATTTAAGTcctaaaattattattctagaaatttttaatttttaactttctttatatatacttttagaatctttttgaaaattttaaaattttcaaaaatataaaatttggaattttataaatatttttaatttttgaaatttattttgatttttttttgtaattttattgagagagatcaatttgctcattttcaaaccAAAAGGTATTTATATCAATttgttattcaaattattcaattattcaaattgtaaaatttaattcaattcgaacTTGAAACTTCAATTACTTATTCGAGTTTactcaaataattcaaataattcaaataactcagatcgattaactcaaaaattatttttttcaaatcaaatcgagttttgctcacccctatcTATAACATACCTAAGTTGGAGTTTATTTACTTCAATTTTTGAGATTTTAGTCTTATTAGGTAAATCTTTACTTTTAGTCTCCGATCTATAAAAGTTgtgaatataatttatattcttaaatttaatattcttagtttttatatatattttaatttcattaattgTAATGACATGTTTTATCTTTTGTTTGCATTTTATGAAAATAGTAAGTTGACTTGACATTTGACATGTGATAATATATTTGATacataaaatttttgaattatcaTAATCTAACAACTAgttataagtaaaattttaaaattcaaaatgcaCGAtactaaaatgatcaaattaaaatgcaaaattaataatataaattatcatCTATATTCTGATAAAAGTACCATGAATGTCATTGTACTAGGAATTAGAATGCATTTGACCCCTTTACTAAAAAAATAAGCAAATTAGTAACTGCACATTAAATTAAATAGCAAATTAGTTCTTTCTAGTAAAAATAGATGACTGACGTTAATAACCAAATAGTTATTTGTAATGTGTTATGTGTACCTCATTCTAACATAAAATGATTAGTTTTTAACGGTacgaataaatgaaatttttaattgaaGGATCTATTTACTCCTTGCTCTAATGTTAGaaacaaatttatttattttttagtggaAGAGGTAAAATGTAATCCAACTTTTACAGTAAAAGAATCTCCAATTGTGAATGAGGGTTAAAAGTTAGagggaaaaaaattcaaaaaaaaaaaagggttaaagAGGGATGGAGAATCAGATGCCAGTGATTACAGCATAGTGGAGCGGCATCTTCATGGCTCTAAGCTGAATTAGAAAGGCTCAAAGTCTTGAAGCTAGAAAGTCTACTGCAAAAGTTgtgatttgaaagaagaaaagtaTAAGAAAAAGAAGGAGGTCCAGTGAGTGAAATAGGAGGGAAAATAAACCTCCCTTTCACCATTTTCAATCTTTTGCCTTTAACCTCCCACCACTTTTGGTGTGGAATATCTATGTTTGCAGTGCTTTGTGGTGTGGGTCTTTCTTTTTGAATTTGGGTTCCCCATTTTATGCGTCTTTTTCTTGCTCATTAAAAAACAAGGAGAAGATCACCACATTTAATCTTTACTCATAGTTCACGAGGATGCAGGAGTTCAATATTCAAAGGTATCTGGCGTGTTGGATTTTACCATTTATATCTCTCCAAACAAAAACAAGAGTCAAGTTTTttgcaattttaattttttttactataAATTGCTTATTTCTATTTCCTTTTACttgttaaattttatattttgagttatccattatttttgaaatatgtaaagacttgatatatatatatatatatatatataattttatagttaGACAACTTTTTAACacgttttaaaaaataaaatagcttCAAAAGTTTCCTTAAAAAGTATAGGATTAATGCACATTTCAGTCCCTAACATTATTAGATATTTCTAGTTTAGTCGCtaacattattaaaaaaatttaaaaatataaaaatattataattattaagaaatagaaaaatttaaaatttaaaatttaaaaatacagaAAAACATTAAAACTattgaaatagaaaataaaaattataaaattacaaaaataaaaaataaaaatacatattaaaaattataaaaatattaaaattacaaaatattgaaaatagaaaaacttataaaattataaaaattataaaatatgaaaattttaagatttactaaaaattaaaaaatttaaaagtttaatatttttaaaattttataaatcatgTTTATTAGAACTTGAACATGAGATCATTGTCTCTTGAAATAAAattattctttattatttaaataatttgaaaaaaacCTTGTCCAAATTTATGACATAAAAAAGGTCTACAAAATATAAGTTTCaattgattgaattataaaacaattattttggGTGATATTCTTCCAAGAGACAACGATCCTATGCTCAAGCTCTAATAAATatgataatgaaattttaaaaatattaaaatttctaatatatcttttaaaatttttagaaaatttaagtttttatatttttataattttttgtaaatttataaattttctattttaataattttttaatttttaaaatattttttgtattttttttttgtatttttaaaggtttttttttGGATGATGGTGTAACAGTGACGCCATTGTATGACATGTGGCAACATATGATTGAGTGACTGAATTTTTTAACGTCTAAATGATTGAACTGGGAATATCTAGTAACGTTAGAGATTAAATTGGGCCAAAAAATTTTAAGAACTAAAGCGAAAAACTAATATaatttaaggactaaagtgtacattaaaccaaaaatatatatagtatttGTTCAACTACGTATAATATATGTGACATTGTGttttaaaaatatgttaaattaaaaaaaactcgagataaaaaataagtaaatgaCTTTTTAGTACCTTTCAATTTCAAATTGAGTAAATTAATCCCTAACAAAAACCTTAGAGTAATTTAATCTTTGTCTTTCAAAAGTGAGTAACTAAAGGAATTAATCATAGTGTTAATGGCTTCCGTTAATCGTACATAATTTTGATTAATATATTAACAAATTTAGCGTTTAATGtttacatattttataattttagcattaattctaaaaatttaaaaattcgcCTCAACATTTATGCATTTACATAAATATTACAAGATAAATTTGttaatttaggattaaattgatgaaatgtataaattttaagggttaaatttattatcatAACAATCAAATTCATTTACAATTGATGAAAAATGTTAACAATGAGATTAATTATCTTAATTgctcatttttaaaattatttttgagatATCAATTTATTCAAATTTGCAATTAAAAGGATCGggagtagaggtgtgcatgggtcgggccgggctcactgaaaattttaggcccattttctaGGCCCGGCTCGCCCActcaaatatgggcctaaaatttgtcCAAACCCGAccaaataaaattgttaagcccgagcccggcccggcccgacccatattaaattttttaacttatttcattaaataaaaatttttaaaacatattaaataatcaaatacatttaaaacaaatattaaaacaaaaatcaaataaaaatatattaaaataatttttaaaacaatacacaaattgaaaatataataaaaattaattatattaaaattaaaaataaaatataaatatgattaaaaataaaaaatatatatatatttagtatataatttgGGCGGGCAGGCAAAAAATTTTACTCGAGCCCGGCCCATTTTCTAAATAGGCCTCGTTTTTTTGCCCAAACCTGTATTTCGAGTCTATATTTTTACtcgaaccctcccatttttcgagCGGACTTTTAAGCCAGGCCGGGTAGCCTGACCCATGCACACTCTAATCGGGAGAgttcattttataaaaaaattaaatatatataagaaaataaaacaaaaatctcAAAAATTGTCCTTTGTGCGAAAAACAAGACCTAGGCAAAGCAGTCTTTTAGGCTCAAGGTTTAGGGTTATCCCAAGACCAAAACGGCATCCATCTTTAACCTGCACTCAAAGGGCaacaaattttttattaataatcaAGACACCCCCACCCTAaaaaacaacaaatttttttaatCCTCTCTCTTTTCTTTAACTGTTTGTGGATAATCAATGTCTACCCTTTAATTATGCCCTTATCTTTCCCACCGCCCCCACTGTAACCCACAATGTGAAAACAAAAAGCAGCCTTCTGCAACCGCAAACACCAACTTATTTAATTAACCAAcctatttttacatataattaaTTACTAAATCTCCCTCCTTCCACTCATTTAAAATCACCCAATCCAActctaattttttaataaaatacttctagtattaaaataaaatttaattctatTCATAGTAATTTTTAGACAATTTCttaaaatacacaaattattGAATTAgactattttttcaaaaattacgAGATTAAAGTTTTTAACTGATTTATAAAAAAATGCTTCTAATTGTCtccaatattttttttattttttgctgcCATAGATTCATAAtctatttacaatttattcttaaataatataatattatttttttaagtaaCAGCTGCTACACttaatctaataatttttttttaaaagggctctttttcaaaaatttactCAATTTTTATCCCACCAAAATACTAGCATTTGATTTGATTTAtgaatttttggatttttttaaagCCCTAGAAGACCCCGCCACAATACCAAAAAGGAAAAAGTTCAAATACCCCATCAGCTATTATTACCTTGCACTTcagttcctttcattattcaattgtTAACAAAGCTTAAACCGGGCGCCCCTGCTACACTACGCGCCACCGTCTGCTCAGCATTTATttgctgatttttttttttcttttttcatgttTGACCAAATAGTGTGTTAGGATGGGTTGTACGGCGTCAAAGCTAGACAATGAAGAGATCGTAAGGCGGTGCAAGGACCGGCGACGCTTGATGAAGGAAGCCGTTCATGCTCGACATCACCTAGCCTCGGCTCACGCCGACTACTGCCGCTCTCTTCGTGTAACCGGCTCGGCTCTCGCCTCCTTCGCGGCCGGTGAGCCTATTTCCGTCTCCGACGAAACCCCTGCCGTTCTTCTCCACCCTCCCAACCCATCTCCTCCACCAGCTAATCCCACCACTCTACGTGTCCCTCCATCTCCCTCCCCTTCCCTGCACCCTCCCcctcctcctttctttccttccccttcCCCTTCTCCGACTATAGCTAGCTCGAAACTCCCTCACATACTCTCCGGTTCTAGTGTCTCATCTCCGGTACCCGCACCCAATCGTCGTCGGCCACGTAAGATACCCCCGAAACTCCCTCACATTTTGTCCGAATCGAGCCTTTCTTCTTCTCCTCGAAGCTCGAAATCTGGGTTTTCCAACCACTTTTTCCCTACAGCTTATCCAGCTAATTCCACGTACTCAGCCACTCCTTCCCAAGCTTCTTCCGTTTGGAACTGGGAAAATTTTTACCCTCCCTCACCACCAGACTCCGAATTCTTTGACCAAAAAGTACAACAACGAAAGCAACCTCATCATTTAGATTCTAACTACCCTGAAGATACGGAAGATACCGAAACGGAAAAATCAGAATATGATTTCTTCCGTCCACAAAAGCTGAACCACCGTTACAACATCAGTTCCGGTAATGCCAAGAGTAATTTTGACGAGGAAACGGAAAGGGAAGAAGTGCATTGCAGCGAATGGGGGGACCATGATCATGATCGTTTTACTACAACGAGTTCATCGGATGAAGAGGGATATGATGACGTGGCATCCAGATCCGAGATCGGGACCCGCGACAGTTTCCGGTCTTCGAGGAGAGGGGAGTCGGAGAAGTTGCATCATCTTCGTCAGACTCCTCCGCCGGTAGAACCGCAGCCACGGCAGCAGATGTACGGAGCAGCCGCAGGCAATAAAATGGATGATAAGTCGGAGGATGCAAGATTGTCTGCGGGCGGTTATGGAACGGGCGCTATGATGGATATGACGATGGTTGTCAGGCATAAGGATTTGAAAGAGATCGTCGATGCGATCAAAGAGAATTTCGATAAGGCTGCCGCCGCCGGAGATCAAGTTTCCGAGATGCTTGAGATCAGTAGAGCTCAGCTAGATAAAAGTTTCAGGCAGTTGAAAAGTAAGCCTCGGATATGGAAATTTAAGCTTATTTTAGTTGCAGTTCAAATTGATGTCATCTTGTTtacttaaatttataatttattttactcATTTTTAAATTTACAGAGACAGTATATCATTCAAGTAGCATATTCAGTAACCTGAGCTCAAGCTGGACTTCAAAGCCGCCGTTGGCGGTGAAATACCGACTTGACGCGACTGCCCTCAATGAACCGGGCGGTTCAAAGAGCCTTTGCTCTACTTTGGACCGGCTCCTTGCTTGGGAGAAGAAACTCTACGAGGACGTTAAGGTAACATAAATGCTTTCCCTTTCCCTTTCCCTTTCtcttttacttttactttttcttatgTACTACTTAGGTCAAATCCGGCTCAACTCTGAATTCAGTCTAAATTAATATGATTATTAGACACCGAGGGATCTCAGACAAGAAAAAAGGGGGGTTGGGTCGGAGAGGTGAAGCTTGGGTTAGTATTGTAGCATTGTTTCCTGTCCTGCTTTTCTTGATTGTCAATGTACTGGAAGTTTTCTTGTCTGGGAATATTTTCTTCTGCATCGGTGAATGATATTTCGTTTCTTATCTTCAAGTTTGCTTAAATTAGTGTTGGTTGGTAGAGAACGAAGGTGCTCTCACTTAATTTACCTATTTCCTTGCACAATAAGTTATTCAGTTTGATAGTTTGCTGCTTATCTTTTATATTCAATGCAAGGGGAATAATACTTGTTGGTAGTTTCATGAATTTGTTGGATACGAGGATTCTGGTATCAAAATATCTTGATAAGGAAAGAAACATGCGGTGCAAAGATAATTTGATACTTTTCATATGTGTTGGCTTCCTGGGAGGGTGAATTCTGGTAAAGCCATGTTGTTCAGATGAGTGCTAATGTAGacaataatttttttaacaatttcaGGCTAGAGAAGGAGTAAAGATTGAGCATGAGAAAAAGTTGTCAGCATTGCAAAATCAAGAATACAAGGGAGAGGATGAAGCCAAGATAAACAAGACCAAGGCCTCGATAACAAGGCTGCAATCACTAATTATTGTCACATCTCAGGCTGTCTCTACCACCTCTATTGCCATTATCGGGCTTAGAGACAGTAATCTTGTTCCTCAGCTTGTTGAAATCTGTCATGGGTTAGTATTCTTCTTCTCCTTGCGTTCCTCTCTTTTTTGTTTTGAAATGGATAAAGGCCATTCTTTTGAAATGTTAATGATGCAATGCAACTATATGCATCCACGGACCATTAAGTATTCTCTAACACTCTCTTGGGAACGTTAAACGGGTCATGAAATACCAATCTAAGTACCAGTGTTAGCAATGGATTAAACTATTATTAGAGTTCCAAACCTTCTGCCCTCTCAAACAAGAAAAGTTCATCTTTTCAACTCTTGCCCTAATTAAAGATTATTTTTCAGCGAAGCACGTACAAATTTTGCTTTTCCTCCATTTCCCATTATTTTCACTCATTGAAATTCCTTCGTACTCAAGGGAACTTGTCCCTTGGTAGCTTTAGTTCTTATTTGGGAGgggaattgaatgttaaatttgtTTCATCTCCTTCCAAACATTGTAAGTGTAGATTTTGGCATGTTGCTGGGTAGGTGAGTCATACGGTAGGTGAACCATTATGATTTGTCCACTCTGGTAGCACATGTGCCTTGTAGTCctgcaaatttttaatttttttatcttttagagTCAGACAGTGGCCCCAGTACTGCTTGACAGTGTTTCTTTGATCTATGAACACCTTTTAGGCCAAGTGGGGGCTGGGGGTTAGGTGCATTGGAGACCGACCATAATCTTTTTTTGACAGTTTGTTGAGAATGGTAAACTAATCAAAGCCCACGATTATCATTGATGTTGCTATCATTGTTGTTCAGCGGCATGATTAAATCGAGTAGAAGTATGATGATTAACTGCAACACCTGAAACAGTTTGCAAATTCTGAAGTGTAAAACTTGTTAGATTAGATTGAGCAGACTGACTTGCAGCTGATCAATGGGGTTTATTGCTAAAACAAAACTGCCAAACAGATGGGTCATAATAATTCAATTGTAGGCTGCTTAAGCTCTCCATGGTGGATCAGCTAATTTACACAGAACATGCCTGCAAACCTTGTGTTGTACTTAAATTAGTAATTTTTTGAGTGACTTTTGAACACTTCATCTCATACGCTACCTGAAGAAAAATATGATGTGCCATACATGAAAGTTGAAGTATAGAATGATAGTTCTCTTAACGGCCGTTTTTGTTAATTAGATGAAAATCATATCGTGAATACTTTCTTTTGGTCCTTTTTgtttcaattatatatattttttggccAAATACGTTTCAATTAAATTAGATACTATAATTTTTGGTTCCCTTTTCTATAGAAATTCAGCACAGTAGAATTTTATTGTGCTAAATAATTTCTATTTGACCATTTCTACAACTTGCGTTTGAATGCAGCTTGAGGTATATGTGGGGGTCAATGCATCAATACCATGAAGTTCAGAGCAACATTGTACAGCAAGTCCGTGGCCTTATAAACAGATCAGTGAAAGGTGATTCCACTTCTGAACTGCATCGGCAGGCAACACGAGATCTTGAGTCTGCTGTCACTGTGTGGCACTCTAGTTTCTGTCGCTTAATAAAATTTCAACGTGATTTTATCTGCTCCCTCCATGGCTGGTTCAGGCTTTCCCTTCTCCCTCTCAGCAACGACAATGTTGATGGCAATGCAGACCCTTCTGGTGTATATGCATTTTGTGACGAGTGGAAGCTTGCTCTTGAACGTGTACCTGACACTGTAGCTTCTGAAGGTATCAAAAGTTTCATCAATGTTGTCCGTGTGATATCTGCCAAACAAACTGAAGAGCTTAAGATTAAGAAGCAAACAGAAAATGCATCAAAGGAGCTTGAGAAAAAGGCATCATCTCTCCGGAACATAGAAAGGAAGTTCTACCACTCGTACTCTATGGTTGGTATGGGGCCTCCTGATTTAGGATCTGATCATGGACCGGTTCTGGATGCTCGGGATCCCCTTTCTGAAAAGAAATCAGAGCTTGCAGCCTGTCAAAGGCGGGTGGAAGATGAAATGATGAGGCATGCCAAAGCAGTAGAGGTAACTAGAGCAATGACCCTGAATAATCTTCAAACAGGCTTGCCCGGCGTTTTTCGAGCATTAACCAGCTTTTCTGGTGTATTTACTGAGGCACTTGACACGGTATGCTCCCGTTCCTATCATATCAAATAGATGAATACATTTTTTCCCCACTTGAATTTTTGAGAAAAAAACATATAAGAGCTGGGTTGCTCTTATAATTATTGTTTTGGGATGTGTATATACATGGGAGGTCTTTGGTTTTGTGGTTCTAGTTATGATCAATTATCAAGCGAAGGGAATTGTCTGCACAGGAAATTGCTCGAATTCTTTTAGGGAAAGAAGAGGAAAATGGCAATTTCAACAGATGAATTAAACACATATTCTGCTTTATTTCTCTTCCAACTTGTGCATTATGTGGTCCTGTGTTATTGTTTTAGAACTAGTTTAACAtcacttttgaaaagtgcttcTAAAAAGG
Above is a genomic segment from Gossypium arboreum isolate Shixiya-1 chromosome 8, ASM2569848v2, whole genome shotgun sequence containing:
- the LOC108464611 gene encoding nitrate regulatory gene2 protein, with translation MGCTASKLDNEEIVRRCKDRRRLMKEAVHARHHLASAHADYCRSLRVTGSALASFAAGEPISVSDETPAVLLHPPNPSPPPANPTTLRVPPSPSPSLHPPPPPFFPSPSPSPTIASSKLPHILSGSSVSSPVPAPNRRRPRKIPPKLPHILSESSLSSSPRSSKSGFSNHFFPTAYPANSTYSATPSQASSVWNWENFYPPSPPDSEFFDQKVQQRKQPHHLDSNYPEDTEDTETEKSEYDFFRPQKLNHRYNISSGNAKSNFDEETEREEVHCSEWGDHDHDRFTTTSSSDEEGYDDVASRSEIGTRDSFRSSRRGESEKLHHLRQTPPPVEPQPRQQMYGAAAGNKMDDKSEDARLSAGGYGTGAMMDMTMVVRHKDLKEIVDAIKENFDKAAAAGDQVSEMLEISRAQLDKSFRQLKKTVYHSSSIFSNLSSSWTSKPPLAVKYRLDATALNEPGGSKSLCSTLDRLLAWEKKLYEDVKAREGVKIEHEKKLSALQNQEYKGEDEAKINKTKASITRLQSLIIVTSQAVSTTSIAIIGLRDSNLVPQLVEICHGLRYMWGSMHQYHEVQSNIVQQVRGLINRSVKGDSTSELHRQATRDLESAVTVWHSSFCRLIKFQRDFICSLHGWFRLSLLPLSNDNVDGNADPSGVYAFCDEWKLALERVPDTVASEGIKSFINVVRVISAKQTEELKIKKQTENASKELEKKASSLRNIERKFYHSYSMVGMGPPDLGSDHGPVLDARDPLSEKKSELAACQRRVEDEMMRHAKAVEVTRAMTLNNLQTGLPGVFRALTSFSGVFTEALDTVCSRSYHIK